atatatatatatatcaatgcAGATACAGTATGAGCATATAAAGACATTTGCAATTTGCTCAAACTTCCTTCTGGAAGTTATTTCCAATGAAGTAGCAAATACTGAGTCACTGATGATCGTAGAGTAGGCCAATTTATAAAGCCTTACAAAAACTCGTCCGTAGCGCTCAGTTGGTTGCCTCTCGCGTCGTGTGTGCACTGATGCATGTGCTTGCTTGTTCTGTCCCAGCATTTGCATCTTTTTCGGTTTTCTTAGTATGTACTTGTGAACATGTTGGAGGTgcgaaaaatgtgttttagtcACACCCAAATATAGGAAGTCCCTATTCCATAAATAAACAGCGACCTATGAGTAAGACCAATATGAGTTTAAGCTGGGATAAGTCTTCagaaaaaacaatatattaaCATGATTTAGAAATGAGAGAAATGTGAGAGTGTCTGCATTTGTTTGGATCTTTGTGTGTCTTTGTGCGCTTGCATGTTCAAATTTTGCCCAGATAGTTTCCTGGCACGAGTCCAGTGGGCCCGTTCCTCTCCACCGTCCACCAGCCGTCTCCTCCTTGCTGCAGCACTCGGACCACGTCCCCTCTGCTCACCGACAGCTCGTCCTGTTGCTGCTCAGTCAGTGTAAAAACGGCAAAACCGAATAACAGACCCATGTCATCTAAATGTCTACATCTGCTTCTGAATAATCTCAATGTGTCTCTTTGAAATGCTTGGTTCATTGCAAGTTTGCAACAGTTTGACCAGAAAAAGGCAGTAGTTCTCACCCGTGCCTCGTAGTCATAGAGCACGATATAGCACCCTTCATCTGCTGGAGATGCAGGCAACGCCGCCTCTACCTGGACGCCTGCAACAAGTTCATATTCACTATCTGCTGACTCACCTGGAGGCAAGGGAAACACAGGAAGTTACAAATGTCAGATACTAGCTTTGTGTGCAGTGTTTGTATGTTGATTCAAGTGTGATTTGTGTAACCTCCTTTATTTGGATCTGATAGATTCACTGTTGTGTCATGGGACTTGTTCCCTCTTTAATGTTTAGGTTTTAAAAACTACAATTTGTTTTTCATACATGAGTGTAATCATCCATTGTCTGATTCATATTCAGATATCCTGAATATAAAGTCAGTAGTAATGAGTGGCTGATTACCATATTTACCATCTGAAAATGAAGCCAGCGGTGATCGTGGGGGTTTAGGGCTCTCAGTGTTGAAGGACATGGAGAGTCTGAGCAGCGGATCAAAACACCTGTGTGATCCAAACAGAGACACATGTCACACAAGTGACGACAAAAAACAGCTGCCCGATTCTTTCTTGTTGTGGTAAAatgggataaaaaaaagaatgactcTAAACGTATTAAATTTATCATGGACCATGAAGAGTTCTGCACCACTGCTTTGTTAGCCTTTCCATCAGATTTGACTACATTAATCACCAAAAGAAAATTATATTGTTGCATAAATTGAggttgaataaataataaacaattaaattagtgCAAAAAGTTGATGGCTCTGTTATGAATGTACAGGGGGTTGAACTTGTAATTTCACCACAACTGAACTGATGAAGTTAAATACAGCGCTGGCAGCTAACACGGAAAGACTGCAATTCAATATGTGgggtgcagagatgctccttcacagtaaaaTGCCCCAGGATTACACTATCTTGCACCACAGTCCTCTTCTCTTCGGCCTTGCTGCTCTGTTGCAGTCTCTGTCTAGTCTGAGTATCACTGGAGCTTCGGAAAGCTCAGTCAACTGATCCCACACGGTAAACAACTTTGAACTCATCATGGTTCATCATCACAGTAGCTGTTGAAAAGGGCCACAATAACCAGCAGGGATCCTTTAACCCAGGCATCCACATTATGGGAGAAGTTTTAATTCTTTTCATAGCAAAAACCTCAACAGAAGATCAGAAGTCACTCATACGTTGTGCTAATCTATCATGAAGCCACACATGAACTAATATTCCCACATAGTCTGCATGTCACATGGGTTATTCATTCACCGTGGTGTCTCTTGATTCCTCCTCATGCTAGTTGTGTCTCCCCTTCTTGTCAGATCTTCCTCTGAGAAACGAGGTTGACCATTGCTTGTCCCGATCCTCTCGGTTTGGTAGTAGTTTTCAAATGCTATGGGCTCTGAAAGAGGAAGAGACCCAGTTGGAGAAGTCAAGCATTGCTTTCTGTTTTAGTATCACTGGAAAGTGAAAGGGTAGAAGTTAAACAGCCTTCTGAACTCCACTATTCTGCTGTGCTACCTCTTTGTGACGCTGTGAAAGTGGAAGTGAAAGCTCACCCGGTGCCCTTGATCCTGTGCTTTTCTGGAGTATGAAGGCATTGTTGTCCACGGTAATGTCACACTGTTCCAGGGCCTTCCTCACCTCCTCGTAAAGCTGGAGGAGGTTGAGGAAATCAGTAAACCAGCTAAACCAGGACCGGACATTGTTCCTGTTCCAGGTCAGCTGTGCAAACATGTTTGTGGTTTAAAGTATTTCATTCAGTGCAGCTTTGCTAAAGATGAATGATGATAATTATGAGCAAATAATGAGAATGTCTGAACGTTGTTTCAGTCcacgtatacatacacacactagTATATTCAGTTTGATGTTGTTCATGGTATAACATAAATGTGTGGTAGAATATCCCAGTATTGTTTGACCTGTTTTGGTAACCGTGATGTATAGTCAGCAATTAACATCATAAAATATAAATTCATTTGCATGCTttctaaaataataacaaaataatttattataGATAAGGAATAAGTGCCCACCTCATCGTCCTTGACGCACTGCATGGAGTAATGATTGCAGTGGTCCCAGAGAGCACACCTGAGCACATTAATGCGATCCCCCTCTAACTGCTGGAATACCTAAAATGCACATTTCAAAATTTTTCAATCGTTGCATTTCAAACTTATCAATGCACTAGGAGTGAGAGTGTATCTACAGAGATGAATGCTGACCGTGTGAGCAGCACTAACTTTGCTGGCGCGGCCTTAAAAGCATTTGACCGAACGAGCCGTGGTGTGTGTTTCAGCGTACAGTGACTATGAATGTGATTTTTGGTTCTTTCTATGCAACACAGAGTGCAGGTTTTCGAGTTATCAGCTAAAGGAGGGCATTATTCTGGCACTCGTTGTGGTTTTGCATTTTTTCTGTGAAGTTATGAGCCTGAATGCAGTCCTGAATACAGGAATTTGTCATTTGTGGTACCTCGCATGTGCTTTTGTGTGTCTCTTCCGAGTCTTGGCGAACGGTTTCTAGTTGATCAATGTTGTTCAAATACTGCTTCTCTGCAAAAATAGAGCACATtgtcattatcattatcatcagCGTGAAAAGTCAACCAgaacaattaataaaaattgcACGTTTACGTGTCCTCTTGATGCAACGGATGCATCAACAAACACATGAATACAGTGAACCACAAATGCTTGAAAGTCAATCATGGAACCGTACCTGCTTCATTGGCTGCTTGTCTGCATTGTTTGGCCCTGTTACGTACCTGTGAACAAAATATTAATCTATATACATGTGTAATGTTGGACTAAAAATAGTTCTGTTCATTTCCCTGAAAAAGTGCTTCAAATGAAGGAGGTGTGCAGTGGTAGCACATGAGCAAACTTCAGTTCCTCCTTGCTGCTCTTTCACAACTGCAGAAAGGTTCCTCTAATAAAATTACCCCACTTTTAGCTGGAGACTTGTTGCATATGTCCAGAACTGAGCACATTGTCATTTAAGAAACAGATTTAGGATATGATATTGCTTAAAGGATAGCATTGCGATTCATCTTAACAAGGAGGCAAGTTGCAACACAAAGTTATTGTCAATGTAATCTTGTACTGATGAGCTACTCCCTTGTCCCTTCCTGTTTAATAAAGATTTAATAAAATTATGACTTGAAAATATGCCCAAAAGGTTTTACTTTTCATGGTAATGTCTGAGCTGACTCATACATTTATTGTACCTTTTCAGGATTTTTGGGAGCAGCATTTGCTTTGTCAGCCCCCTGCTCTGCCTCATCAGCATCTTTGCATTTTGCCTCATAGCTTTTCTTCGACTGGGACaaaaagacaaacagaaaaacagaaagcTCAGGTTACAAAGAACAGAAACAGCGCCTGTGTCGTTGATGAAGTCCTGCTTTTCTTTTGAGACGACACAAGTACCGTACGTTTTGTATTGAAATTTG
This genomic interval from Cololabis saira isolate AMF1-May2022 chromosome 2, fColSai1.1, whole genome shotgun sequence contains the following:
- the LOC133456525 gene encoding proline-serine-threonine phosphatase-interacting protein 1-like — protein: MPPLLFKDLFWGSDFTCHAGYDALIQRLRDGRQMCKDVEDVFKMRALAEERYGKELVTIARKAAGHTEISTLRASMEQLKTQIENIGNFHIQLSDKLKEEVKKIETFRERQKEQRKKFESIMEKVQKKKVLLFKKTMESKKSYEAKCKDADEAEQGADKANAAPKNPEKVRNRAKQCRQAANEAEKQYLNNIDQLETVRQDSEETHKSTCEVFQQLEGDRINVLRCALWDHCNHYSMQCVKDDELYEEVRKALEQCDITVDNNAFILQKSTGSRAPEPIAFENYYQTERIGTSNGQPRFSEEDLTRRGDTTSMRRNQETPRCFDPLLRLSMSFNTESPKPPRSPLASFSDELPVFPLPPGESADSEYELVAGVQVEAALPASPADEGCYIVLYDYEARQQDELSVSRGDVVRVLQQGGDGWWTVERNGPTGLVPGNYLGKI